A genome region from Acinetobacter lwoffii includes the following:
- the miaB gene encoding tRNA (N6-isopentenyl adenosine(37)-C2)-methylthiotransferase MiaB, whose product MTVQTFIPNGAPAASENTVTQPAHTPVSDASVKKLYIETQGCQMNEYDSHRMADLLGDSHGYVLTTDPKDADILLMNTCSIREKAQEKVFSELGRWRKLKDKNPDLIIGVGGCVASQEGDNIQKRANYVDMIFGPQTLHRLPQMLDQHFEQIEKPKKEKIKLVDISFPDIEKFDFLPEPRVEGYKAFVSIMEGCSKYCSFCVVPYTRGEEVSRPLDDVLAEIAGLAEKGVREISLLGQNVNGYRGETFEGNICTFADLLRLVADIPGIGRIRYTTSHPLEFNDDLIQCYRDLPQMVSHLHLPVQSGSNDVLQAMKRNHTIDVYIEKIKKLRAVRPDMHLSSDFIIGFPGETDENFEETYQFIQDLDFDHSYSFIYSKRPGTPAAELEDTISEDVKKERLAKVQQWIKRSSIDKTDAMLGTIQRVLIEKVSDKDPNILVGTADNTRYVNFIGDPAWVGRFAEIEITEIKTLNLVYGELLNLEPDVA is encoded by the coding sequence ATGACGGTTCAAACCTTCATTCCGAATGGTGCCCCAGCTGCCTCAGAAAACACTGTTACCCAGCCAGCGCACACCCCTGTTAGCGATGCTTCAGTCAAGAAACTGTACATCGAAACACAAGGGTGTCAGATGAATGAGTACGACAGTCACCGTATGGCAGACCTGTTAGGCGATTCTCATGGCTATGTGCTGACCACCGATCCTAAAGATGCCGATATTCTACTGATGAATACCTGCTCGATCCGTGAAAAAGCCCAAGAGAAAGTATTCTCCGAGCTAGGCCGCTGGCGTAAGCTTAAAGATAAAAATCCTGATCTGATTATTGGTGTCGGTGGCTGTGTGGCATCTCAGGAAGGCGACAACATCCAGAAACGTGCCAATTATGTCGATATGATTTTTGGTCCACAAACCCTGCACCGTTTGCCGCAAATGCTGGATCAGCATTTTGAGCAGATCGAAAAGCCGAAAAAAGAAAAAATCAAACTGGTGGATATTTCCTTCCCCGATATCGAGAAATTCGACTTTCTGCCAGAACCGCGTGTTGAAGGCTATAAAGCTTTTGTCTCGATCATGGAAGGCTGTTCCAAATACTGTTCTTTCTGCGTGGTGCCGTATACGCGTGGTGAAGAAGTTTCTCGTCCACTAGATGATGTCCTGGCTGAAATTGCAGGTCTGGCAGAAAAAGGCGTGCGTGAAATTTCGCTGTTGGGTCAGAACGTAAATGGCTACCGGGGTGAAACCTTCGAAGGCAATATCTGTACTTTTGCCGATTTGCTGCGTTTGGTTGCAGACATTCCGGGTATTGGCCGTATTCGCTATACCACCTCGCATCCCCTGGAATTTAATGATGACCTGATCCAGTGCTATCGTGACCTGCCACAAATGGTTTCACATCTGCATCTGCCGGTACAAAGCGGTTCCAATGATGTGTTGCAAGCGATGAAGCGTAACCACACCATCGATGTCTATATCGAGAAGATTAAAAAGTTACGTGCAGTTCGCCCAGATATGCATTTATCTTCAGACTTTATCATTGGTTTCCCTGGTGAAACTGACGAAAACTTTGAAGAGACTTATCAGTTTATTCAGGATTTAGACTTCGACCATTCTTATAGTTTCATCTATTCAAAGCGTCCGGGTACGCCTGCGGCAGAACTGGAAGATACGATTTCTGAAGATGTGAAAAAAGAACGTCTGGCCAAAGTTCAGCAATGGATTAAGCGTTCAAGCATTGACAAGACGGATGCCATGCTCGGGACTATCCAGCGTGTACTGATCGAAAAAGTTTCTGATAAAGATCCGAATATTCTGGTTGGTACGGCGGACAATACCCGTTATGTTAACTTTATTGGTGACCCTGCCTGGGTAGGCCGCTTTGCCGAGATTGAAATTACCGAAATTAAAACTTTGAATTTAGTTTACGGTGAGCTCTTGAATCTTGAGCCTGACGTGGCGTAA
- a CDS encoding PhoH family protein gives MTAAIRRTVAFPGISMDRIQAMLGAYNGHLKQIEQRLDVKISHRGESFIIDGGIDAVERAEMLLQRLHEESEHSQQISADILHLMIQGSQTDRELQQDLDDQEHTGLDNVWLQTRKGRINPRGANQKRYVQRILQSDISFGIGPAGTGKTYLAVAAAVDMLERNEIQRILLVRPAVEAGEKLGFLPGDLTQKIDPYLRPLYDALYEMLGFEKVAKLIERQVIEVAPLAYMRGRTLNHSFVILDEAQNTTPEQMKMFLTRLGFGSRAVITGDVTQVDLPRGQQSGLSHALRVIDKIPEIHITRFHSRDVVRHQLVQKIVEAYEGWDSEQQRLSAEARAERKARQEALIAENDAAADAQH, from the coding sequence TTGACTGCAGCGATTCGACGTACAGTAGCTTTTCCTGGAATTTCGATGGACCGTATACAAGCCATGTTAGGTGCCTATAACGGCCATTTGAAGCAAATTGAACAACGTTTAGACGTCAAAATCTCCCATCGTGGAGAAAGTTTTATTATTGATGGTGGAATCGATGCCGTTGAGAGAGCCGAAATGCTCTTGCAACGTCTTCATGAAGAATCTGAACATAGTCAGCAGATTAGTGCAGATATTTTACATCTGATGATTCAGGGCAGCCAGACTGACCGTGAACTTCAGCAAGATCTGGATGATCAGGAACATACGGGGCTGGACAATGTCTGGCTGCAAACCCGTAAAGGCCGGATCAACCCGCGTGGTGCCAACCAGAAACGCTATGTACAGCGCATTCTGCAAAGTGATATTTCTTTTGGTATTGGCCCTGCCGGTACAGGTAAAACCTATCTCGCCGTTGCAGCTGCAGTGGATATGCTGGAGCGCAATGAAATCCAGCGCATTCTGCTGGTTCGTCCTGCGGTTGAAGCCGGTGAAAAACTCGGTTTCCTGCCGGGAGATTTAACCCAGAAAATCGATCCTTATTTACGTCCCTTGTATGACGCGCTGTATGAAATGCTTGGCTTTGAAAAAGTGGCCAAGCTGATCGAACGTCAGGTGATTGAAGTGGCTCCGCTTGCTTATATGCGTGGCCGTACCTTGAATCATTCTTTCGTGATTCTGGATGAAGCGCAGAATACCACCCCTGAACAGATGAAGATGTTCCTGACCCGCCTAGGTTTTGGTTCACGTGCCGTGATTACCGGCGACGTAACTCAGGTAGATTTACCGCGTGGTCAGCAATCCGGTCTGTCACATGCCTTGCGTGTGATTGATAAAATTCCTGAAATTCATATCACCCGTTTCCATTCGCGTGATGTGGTACGTCATCAGCTGGTACAGAAAATTGTTGAAGCCTACGAAGGCTGGGACAGTGAACAGCAGCGTTTAAGTGCTGAAGCACGTGCCGAACGAAAAGCACGTCAGGAAGCCTTGATCGCTGAAAATGATGCTGCGGCAGATGCACAGCATTAA
- the ybeY gene encoding rRNA maturation RNase YbeY, translated as MKLSLSLQQDFQSPELVPKRAYIKKVVETTLRHIGTQSNCEIGIACVDNDESHKLNLEYRDKDKPTNVLSFPSELPDEMAQFLDAFPIGDLVICIPVVLREASEQGKAPLTHFTHMLVHGTLHLMGYDHETSDEDAEEMESIEIEILAKLGFENPYLEQN; from the coding sequence TTGAAACTTAGTCTTTCCTTACAACAGGACTTTCAGTCGCCTGAACTGGTACCGAAACGTGCCTATATTAAAAAGGTTGTAGAAACCACTTTACGTCATATCGGCACTCAGAGTAATTGCGAAATCGGAATTGCCTGTGTCGACAATGACGAAAGTCATAAGCTTAATCTGGAATATCGAGACAAGGACAAACCGACCAATGTACTGTCTTTCCCAAGTGAACTTCCAGATGAAATGGCACAGTTTCTGGATGCATTTCCCATTGGTGATCTGGTGATTTGTATTCCGGTGGTATTACGTGAAGCGAGTGAACAAGGCAAAGCGCCTTTGACTCACTTTACCCATATGCTGGTTCATGGCACCTTGCACCTGATGGGCTATGATCATGAAACCTCGGATGAAGATGCCGAAGAAATGGAAAGCATTGAAATTGAGATTTTAGCCAAGCTGGGTTTTGAAAACCCTTATCTGGAACAGAACTAA
- a CDS encoding energy transducer TonB has translation MSLVRTWWKDPVFSSAVVAAGILHLIVLTLEFGMPQDLDTSTKEIAVSLRQTDEKIEHADFLAQTDQQGSGQFREAHRMSSDMPSPLMEQQAGEELEKSLDMLQQQQQLSFEEKVLMTTLSWQKQAEENQRKKMQEQLQSQFQAKAAMVASLEAQYLQRQQNFSRQQKIKTVDGIQAKQDVSAAYLEKFREKVEFYGNRYYPEAAKQQNLAGEVRLMVILNQNGGIRAIRLIDSSGHAMLDEAAKASVRKAAPFGAFDSKMKEISELRVIRTWRFDPAEAEFEVR, from the coding sequence ATGTCTCTGGTCAGAACTTGGTGGAAAGATCCAGTGTTTAGCAGTGCGGTGGTTGCCGCAGGCATTCTGCATTTGATCGTGCTGACACTGGAATTTGGTATGCCACAAGATCTGGATACCAGCACCAAAGAAATTGCGGTCAGCTTGCGCCAGACTGATGAAAAAATTGAGCATGCCGATTTTCTGGCCCAGACAGACCAGCAGGGTTCCGGTCAGTTTAGAGAGGCGCATCGCATGTCGAGTGATATGCCCTCGCCATTAATGGAACAGCAGGCAGGTGAAGAGCTGGAAAAAAGTCTGGATATGCTGCAACAGCAACAACAGCTCAGTTTTGAAGAAAAGGTCCTGATGACCACTTTGAGCTGGCAAAAGCAGGCGGAGGAAAATCAGCGTAAAAAAATGCAGGAGCAATTACAAAGCCAGTTTCAGGCCAAAGCGGCCATGGTCGCCAGTCTGGAAGCGCAATATTTACAGCGTCAACAAAATTTCAGTCGTCAGCAAAAAATTAAAACTGTAGATGGGATTCAGGCCAAGCAGGATGTTTCGGCCGCCTATCTGGAAAAGTTCCGCGAGAAAGTGGAATTCTATGGGAACCGTTATTATCCGGAAGCCGCCAAACAACAGAATCTGGCAGGGGAAGTGCGGCTGATGGTAATCCTGAACCAGAATGGCGGAATTCGTGCCATTCGGCTGATTGACAGTTCGGGACATGCCATGCTGGACGAAGCAGCCAAAGCTTCCGTGCGTAAGGCAGCCCCATTTGGTGCTTTCGACAGTAAAATGAAAGAAATTTCCGAACTGCGAGTGATTCGTACCTGGCGTTTTGACCCGGCAGAAGCGGAGTTTGAGGTACGTTAA
- a CDS encoding DUF3108 domain-containing protein gives MAKTVFKTLVMTTGLSSAILFTGISSQAFAMTPFQASYQFSYNGKNMGSATRTLSKSGNNWTYVFAAKAGGIASATETSRFTFNNGKIGSSSFSRSSKVLVHNNTMSINFNPSSKTISTKKDDEKRSFAWRADVLDELNAELQIREDLKNSGLKANYYIADAKEVEGRKFVKQGSETISTKYGSFNTIKVVMKHSKPGRETIFWLAPKLDYLPVKVSHVDKKTSYGLLLTDYKGASN, from the coding sequence ATGGCGAAGACTGTATTCAAAACTTTAGTGATGACCACGGGTCTGAGCAGCGCGATACTGTTCACTGGTATTTCTAGCCAGGCTTTTGCCATGACTCCTTTTCAGGCCAGTTATCAATTTAGCTATAATGGCAAGAACATGGGTTCTGCAACACGGACTCTAAGTAAATCTGGCAATAACTGGACTTATGTCTTTGCTGCAAAAGCTGGAGGGATTGCCTCTGCAACCGAAACCAGCCGCTTTACTTTTAATAATGGCAAGATCGGCTCAAGCAGTTTCAGTCGCAGTAGTAAAGTATTGGTGCATAACAACACTATGAGTATTAATTTCAATCCTTCCAGCAAAACTATCAGTACCAAGAAAGATGATGAAAAACGTTCTTTTGCCTGGAGAGCAGATGTTCTGGATGAGTTGAATGCGGAATTGCAGATCCGTGAAGATTTAAAAAATTCAGGCCTGAAAGCAAATTACTACATCGCTGATGCTAAAGAAGTTGAAGGCCGCAAGTTTGTCAAACAGGGTTCAGAGACTATAAGTACCAAATACGGATCTTTTAATACCATTAAAGTGGTGATGAAACATAGCAAACCAGGTCGTGAAACCATTTTCTGGCTGGCACCAAAACTTGACTATCTTCCAGTCAAAGTTTCGCATGTCGACAAGAAAACCTCCTATGGTTTACTGTTAACTGACTATAAAGGTGCAAGCAACTAA
- a CDS encoding xanthine phosphoribosyltransferase — translation MHALEQKILAEGIVLSEEVLKVDSFLNHQIDPVMMQLIGQEFARLFKDAGITKIITIEASGIAPAVMAGLELGVPVIFARKYQSLTLKDDLYRSKVFSFTKQTESTIAISNKHISSTDKVLVIDDFLANGQAALGLADLIHQANAEVVGIGIVIEKSFQPGRDLLLEKGYRVESLARVKSLANGTVEFVRD, via the coding sequence GTGCATGCACTAGAACAGAAAATCTTGGCTGAAGGCATCGTCCTCTCTGAAGAAGTTTTGAAAGTAGACTCTTTCTTAAACCATCAGATTGATCCAGTCATGATGCAACTGATTGGTCAAGAATTTGCGCGTCTGTTTAAGGATGCTGGTATTACCAAAATTATTACGATTGAAGCATCAGGTATTGCACCTGCCGTAATGGCCGGCCTAGAGCTTGGCGTACCGGTGATCTTTGCACGTAAATACCAGTCTCTGACCCTGAAAGATGATTTATATCGTTCTAAAGTCTTTTCATTTACCAAACAAACTGAAAGCACGATCGCGATTTCAAATAAACACATCAGCTCAACCGACAAGGTTTTAGTGATCGATGATTTCTTGGCTAATGGTCAAGCAGCTTTAGGTCTTGCAGACCTGATTCATCAGGCAAATGCAGAAGTAGTCGGTATTGGCATTGTGATTGAAAAATCATTCCAGCCAGGTCGTGATCTGCTGCTTGAAAAAGGCTACCGTGTGGAATCACTGGCACGTGTGAAGTCTTTAGCAAATGGCACAGTTGAATTTGTTCGCGACTAA
- a CDS encoding CsgG/HfaB family protein → MLNFSSTRRHISFVSATVLFSSFLTGCTGLAPSNKKPVSLVQGPPITDIFTPFDMALSCLKGQLRSDVSFSVGAILDQTGKDVVTNGGSGKMVTQGAGDMVQSALFQAGVSLMNRRDPRIIESEAKWGIRDPRQIQASDYYVTGSINSLDFIPGGGFDMQIAGVGPNYSQTRIMVGLDLSLTDTRSSKVVGNVSLQKQIAAQDYGLSAGRFAGRTLLNIQIGKGEREATNFALRQMLNLATFELLSQVVPPAVFESCRAQIPPEFGQLNLTRSSVALHKYKKNQQQNSTASSSVVQESVSSQADSSNEKNKSTNSPSKDTKPPKQKESEVIQNPEAEPEMSKQDLIKYISKKQHPPSSNEKNEEKDTQEKADKEQEDEKTTTLWEANPEVVENYWSSTQRD, encoded by the coding sequence ATGTTGAATTTCTCCTCGACCAGAAGACATATATCTTTCGTGAGTGCCACTGTCCTTTTCAGCTCTTTTTTAACAGGCTGCACAGGCTTGGCACCTTCAAACAAGAAGCCAGTTAGCCTGGTACAAGGCCCCCCAATTACCGATATTTTTACCCCTTTTGATATGGCTTTATCCTGCCTAAAAGGACAATTACGTAGTGATGTGAGTTTCTCCGTGGGGGCAATTCTGGATCAAACCGGTAAGGATGTAGTTACCAATGGTGGTAGCGGAAAAATGGTGACCCAAGGTGCGGGAGATATGGTGCAATCTGCCTTGTTTCAGGCGGGGGTAAGCTTAATGAACCGGCGTGATCCCCGGATTATCGAAAGCGAAGCCAAGTGGGGCATTCGTGATCCAAGACAAATCCAGGCTTCTGATTATTATGTGACAGGCAGTATTAACAGTCTGGATTTTATTCCGGGTGGTGGTTTTGACATGCAGATCGCTGGTGTCGGTCCGAATTATAGTCAAACCCGGATTATGGTCGGTCTGGATTTATCTTTGACTGATACCCGCAGCAGTAAAGTCGTGGGCAATGTTTCATTGCAGAAGCAAATTGCTGCACAGGATTATGGCTTAAGTGCAGGCAGATTCGCTGGTCGTACACTCTTAAATATTCAGATTGGAAAAGGAGAACGAGAGGCAACTAACTTTGCCTTGCGGCAAATGTTGAATCTGGCCACTTTTGAATTGCTGAGTCAGGTTGTCCCACCCGCCGTATTTGAAAGTTGCCGTGCGCAGATACCGCCAGAGTTTGGTCAATTGAACTTAACCCGAAGTTCTGTCGCTCTGCATAAATACAAGAAAAACCAGCAACAAAATAGTACAGCTTCAAGCAGTGTTGTTCAGGAGTCAGTCTCAAGCCAGGCAGACTCATCTAATGAAAAAAATAAGTCAACCAACTCACCGAGCAAAGATACGAAACCGCCAAAACAGAAAGAGTCCGAGGTGATTCAAAACCCTGAAGCAGAGCCTGAAATGAGCAAACAGGACTTGATTAAATATATTAGCAAGAAGCAGCATCCACCTTCTTCAAATGAAAAGAATGAAGAAAAAGATACTCAAGAAAAGGCTGATAAAGAACAAGAAGATGAAAAAACCACAACGCTATGGGAGGCCAATCCTGAGGTGGTCGAAAATTACTGGTCTAGCACCCAGCGTGATTAA
- the wrbA gene encoding NAD(P)H:quinone oxidoreductase, translating into MQPYVLVLYYSKYGSTKEMAHLIANGIEAAGVAVKIRTVPNISSMVKVAEPSIPAEGDIYCTLDDLAQCAGLALGSPTRFGNMASEMKYFWDQTTSLWLNGALHGKPACVFTASGSMHGGQESTLLTMLPPLFHHGMMIMGLSNSTPALSNTKTGGTPYGASHVSGPRHDQGLSQDEKILCEVQGKRLGEVVLKLNRV; encoded by the coding sequence ATGCAACCTTATGTCCTTGTTTTATATTACAGCAAATATGGCTCAACCAAAGAAATGGCGCATCTGATTGCCAATGGAATTGAAGCGGCAGGCGTGGCAGTAAAAATCAGGACAGTTCCAAATATATCCAGCATGGTAAAAGTCGCTGAACCGAGTATTCCGGCAGAAGGGGATATTTACTGTACTCTGGACGATCTGGCGCAGTGTGCCGGCCTGGCGCTCGGTTCACCGACCCGTTTTGGTAACATGGCTTCTGAAATGAAATATTTTTGGGATCAGACCACGAGTCTGTGGCTGAATGGAGCGCTACACGGTAAACCGGCTTGCGTGTTTACGGCATCAGGTTCCATGCATGGCGGACAGGAAAGTACTTTGCTGACCATGCTGCCGCCGTTGTTCCATCATGGCATGATGATCATGGGGCTTAGTAACTCAACACCGGCACTCTCGAATACCAAAACTGGTGGTACGCCTTATGGCGCTAGTCATGTCAGCGGCCCACGGCATGATCAGGGCCTGAGTCAGGATGAAAAAATTCTGTGTGAAGTACAAGGCAAGCGTTTAGGTGAAGTGGTACTGAAACTCAATCGAGTCTGA
- a CDS encoding YihY family inner membrane protein, producing MIVKYLKKLPFYEKHWFQFVLFVLRRFETDRCREQAGSLTYTTLFAVVPMLTVFLVIISSIKALEPARQQLQQLIYSNFLPKTTIAFDKALNAFTDKSSNLTIIGILFLFVTTVLMLSSIETVFNRIWRVTETRGGIMGFMRYWTIISLGPILLGSAFVISSTVASMSILSNNFAGYELDGAFVLWAISFSLTVLGFFILNWTIPNRSVPLKSAFIAGLFSAVVFELLKNLFGYIMSNFTSYEIVYGAFAAVPIFLLWIYLSWIIVLLGVEISYALTAFESGQDNKRHPIVMLLDLLELFYKKQKTGESISEAQALEVLGRDEIGRWPSYVAMFEKQNLIKRTDENEYVLVRDLDQVSFWNFYLQLPYPLPRKNHLTNAQTDDIWMQNFSPRLQETDQYLEEKLNFPLSELFRHK from the coding sequence ATGATTGTTAAGTATTTAAAGAAATTACCTTTCTATGAAAAACACTGGTTTCAATTTGTTTTATTTGTACTTCGACGCTTTGAAACAGACCGCTGTCGCGAACAGGCAGGTTCCCTGACCTATACCACCCTGTTCGCCGTAGTGCCGATGCTGACGGTTTTTCTGGTGATTATTTCTTCCATTAAAGCCCTAGAACCTGCGCGGCAGCAATTACAGCAGCTGATTTATAGTAATTTTTTACCCAAAACCACCATTGCCTTTGATAAAGCCCTGAATGCCTTTACCGATAAATCCAGCAATCTCACCATCATTGGTATTCTGTTCTTATTTGTGACCACAGTATTGATGCTCAGCAGTATCGAAACGGTGTTTAACCGCATTTGGCGCGTGACTGAAACGCGGGGCGGAATTATGGGCTTTATGCGTTACTGGACCATTATTTCGCTGGGGCCGATTTTACTCGGCAGTGCGTTTGTGATTTCCTCGACCGTGGCATCCATGAGCATTCTCAGCAATAACTTTGCCGGTTATGAGCTGGATGGTGCCTTTGTTCTCTGGGCGATTTCCTTTTCTTTGACTGTACTCGGATTTTTCATTTTGAACTGGACCATCCCGAATCGCAGTGTACCGCTTAAATCTGCCTTTATTGCCGGTCTATTTAGTGCCGTGGTGTTTGAGCTGCTAAAAAATCTGTTTGGCTATATCATGTCAAACTTTACCAGCTATGAGATCGTCTATGGTGCCTTCGCCGCCGTGCCGATTTTCCTGCTCTGGATTTATCTGTCGTGGATTATTGTATTACTGGGGGTTGAAATCAGCTATGCCCTGACGGCGTTTGAATCTGGGCAGGACAATAAACGCCATCCCATCGTCATGCTGCTGGATCTGTTAGAATTATTTTATAAAAAGCAGAAAACTGGTGAAAGCATCAGTGAAGCCCAAGCACTTGAGGTCTTAGGCCGGGATGAAATTGGACGCTGGCCGAGCTATGTCGCCATGTTTGAAAAGCAGAATTTGATCAAACGTACCGATGAAAATGAATATGTGCTGGTTCGTGATCTGGATCAGGTCAGCTTCTGGAATTTTTATCTGCAATTACCCTATCCACTGCCACGCAAAAACCATCTCACCAATGCCCAGACTGATGACATCTGGATGCAAAATTTCTCACCTA